One genomic window of Paramormyrops kingsleyae isolate MSU_618 chromosome 22, PKINGS_0.4, whole genome shotgun sequence includes the following:
- the LOC111854060 gene encoding trinucleotide repeat-containing gene 18 protein isoform X1 — protein sequence MDGRDFGPPRSVHEPPPLLSGLAMESHRLGAAAGAGRIPPSSGHLGAGHPANLYTGKYLPTAINLHSHHGDAFPGGSTSFLGGYVSSTHPHGAPTPLASESSFRAPNPTGLPMTQLWPSHPHEGFPPLPSGLYPSPYLPMAPLEAPGGVSALHAQLGQHMLFESQKDGFYLPGHGTPSTLHSQPSLSRTPVAPLSTSLSREKDVLFSGKGSKDTGREKSHKGETGGALPRRDREKPRDEGRPLSVVDLTQDRPEEERRPPHSSPLFPDPATEPKARIPAPPPPLVACRTIAPPSKYLGPEPERCSRTAGPDEDDKLWKCELATRVPCVCPSPHGTPGPPPPRLPPPSLYPLHGTAKEHRIIAPTFVPSVEVYDERSGPIQIASQARDRPGERECSRYEPGRHPHAPEPVREEGSVIRANTAALKRLAATEAYPKKAGPSPEGSSKEASRMGPESEPWNPERERPQRAPTREASKVAHGAEPPQPFASPDLKWKPFEMGNFASSQMAALIAQHGHSGRPEEDGKKAYLDPPVASRPAGSGSEGEVSAMQSLIKYSGSFSRDPTRPASDSKNPFGGLGCVKVEAGAPGSSRVQHLPPQQPTKQLRRDPERPDSAKSFGRESIGPQGEVEVRHPPVGIAVAVARQRDNSGKLGSIKASGRVEDDRADERSRHRDDRLLAGRLEREQEKLLRESKELAEYTQMPPPVASASSLNPNLMVTGGPALVGASRWPADPSSHLASHPWVPRAGAPPMWLPGSHYGLGPHSLHQGLPPAYSPTLPGSIPPPYQFTRDPQSGQLLVIPTEHLPHYAAEFMERAPPLWSAMYPPAGGALQHAHQLQLLSQQQLLRQQELYMMQQQAAQVMQMQRSAHFAERLKPSEQQADLEDKPAKRSSDGPKQGMGAASTASLSSRKPPAPPCSPTASTSYAKALLPVPVLPSPISSLKSESRPKTEKLLHHQMYSHGPTPVPHPPRPSSASPPPAPPIPPKEESVEEADKKELDLQKQASVPFQALYSEIRPSYPYQPITPPFGSHYPYVLQPAAAADADGLAPDVPLQAGDDVKPVRLCSPQMVEPQPASRCEPEEEEHTALKQEPGVEDSKQGLAQGALVSLCDRTDSPPADRDISPSLEGLPVAPMMPDSEEDQGNGGDMKVEDMAILSCRAPTCPSPLDTPQRDDELLGRYTKSPACSPALHMPAQVGSVPEEASLGTLDANAPFCDGPLFLHHQPSSSSPLDITAEDPMAGMIALVAASELPQAMPSQAGAALLEPGALQGMALLSDMAALELERQRGDDQGMTAPSALESLLAASRQVLLEALEMPPPVILRLPRELDPNKKYSWMQKKDEPLFSKSGLEGMDAMEVDFRMKLAELQRRYKDKQRELGKLQRRRDSEEKQDERSRSLARRGPGRPRKRKRSLSSPTGKPDGKCGNFGRSSLLSEDSETGEVLRKRFQGTGREEDEELEGGFLKVKRKNKSWNDPEMLLSCSQEMQSKSSKKRRLSEQELAAKLDKALSLTKLSKINKHPFKFLECPSGKPRVSPNSCGRLSSLQEMDMKAKVGKQALSKGLGIYEKPSKGGKNKMAAKTKHMGESHKLKGQSKASFSPARSEVSSYSNNTDSEEEDKSIKAGWLSRPVLGRPNSRARESSLSSSGSRKSHTSSKRATSSGTVKPKRALGKTKHKHFALLLREAEAYSSEDSFDQDYFSDKEDYDEDEDEDEEEDEFGLDGSDGLCSSSLEESGLGLLARFAANAIPSPVTPTPLSIIQLEAKQKARKKEARQSLLGTEFEYTDSDSDVKIRKNFPSLLHGKRAPPELPLLPPASARREDASPFRLKASGGRGRRPKRLRSPRESSLELGPDASDEDPWARRRSERIFLHDAASPPAKSPPPLLPKAMRCPRKETAMPRELKDAGKKKKDAERPLSMSPPPLSSTPVEPLPATPGSPICLGRKGRTKSKQGEAKKEQPRGKGGAVSKLMESMAADEDFEPSQDSSFSEDENLPQGAPLDRPNTPAPQNCVIDKDDLKDGLRVLIPMDDKLLYAGHVSTVHSPDIYRVMVEGERGNRPHIYCLEQLLQEAIMDVKPPSVRYLPEGTRIAAYWSQQYRCLYPGTVVRGNPDGDEDEDLITVEFDDGDTGRIPLSHIRLLPPDYKIQCAEPSPALLVPNTKRRGRKTSKDVPESKEVELQVPEEATPKSRGRKPKPKPEPETIPEGQDKAASSSSSDTQTKPQVSGRPGPRPGRKCQEAGTARSSVLMPNGRQKKAARVKASTKAYSQLQPVYTAPMYGKVLPGDIFADTAGSLGSFVPNNEGGRTGKVRSVKRGKNSEDPPEGGLGTKPQRKAPQAEIMIKLDHEGVTSPKTKKTKALMMMEDQSLSKKEHKTMMGIAYGAVHPGETPQKSPKAKASDVDVPKMGSISTYNIRELGSGGDGPVKGKDAQANEDAESESSSSSSSSSSESEGDEEDRSQKKETQEDATSSSSRASSPASNSSSSSTSSSSSSSSGSTSCSSSSSSSSSSSSSSSSTTDEDSSCSSDEEALTSPQTSSMAQQASPQTGDQQSTKPQAASSPPTSKGPKQQAPQKQQGSGRPKRREGIHLPTTKELAKRQRLPSVENRPKISAFLPARQLWKWFGKPTQRRGMKGKAKKLFYKAIMRGKEMIRIGDCAVFLSAGRPNLPYIGRIQSMWESWGNNMVVRVKWFYHPEETNPGKKLHEGKNWDQKSSRGLPAALQASNQRKDFMERALYQSSHIDENDVQTVSHKCLVVSLEQYEQMIKTKKYQDSEDLYYLAGTYEPTTGMIFNTDGVPIIC from the exons GTGATGCCTTTCCAGGTGGCTCCACATCTTTCCTCGGTGGCTATGTAAGCTCCACCCACCCACATGGGGCCCCCACCCCCTTGGCGTCAGAGTCCTCCTTCAGGGCTCCCAACCCCACTGGTCTACCAATGACGCAGCTCTGGCCTTCCCACCCCCACGAAG GCTTCCCCCCCCTGCCCAGTGGCCTCTACCCCAGTCCCTACCTCCCCATGGCCCCCCTGGAGGCCCCTGGCGGCGTCAGCGCCCTCCACGCCCAACTGGGACAGCACATGCTCTTTGAATCGCAGAAAG ACGGCTTCTACCTGCCTGGGCACGGCACGCCGAGCACCCTGCACTCCCAGCCCTCCCTGTCCCGCACCCCTGTGGCACCCCTGTCCACATCTCTGTCCCGGGAGAAGGACGTCCTCTTCTCGGGCAAAGGCTCCAAGGACACAGGCAGGGAGAAGTCGCACAAGGGTGAGACAGGTGGCGCTCTGCCACGCCGGGACAGGGAGAAGCCACGGGATGAGGGCCGGCCGCTCAGCGTGGTGGACCTGACCCAGGACCGGCCCGAGGAGGAGCGCCGGCCCCCTCACTCCTCGCCGCTCTTCCCCGACCCTGCCACTGAGCCCAAGGCCAGGATccccgctccacccccaccttTGGTCGCCTGCAGGACTATTGCCCCCCCCTCCAAGTACCTGGGACCTGAGCCTGAGCGGTGTTCCAGGACAGCAGGTCCCGACGAGGATGACAAGCTGTGGAAATGCGAACTGGCAACACGTGTGCCCTGtgtctgcccctccccccatggcACCCCTGGCCCGCCCCCTCCCCGGCTGCCCCCACCCAGCCTTTACCCCCTTCATGGCACTGCCAAAGAGCACAGAATCATCGCCCCCACGTTCGTGCCTTCTGTCGAGGTTTACGATGAGAGGAGTGGCCCCATTCAGATCGCCTCCCAGGCCCGGGACCGGCCCGGGGAGCGGGAGTGCAGCCGGTACGAGCCAGGGCGGCACCCCCATGCGCCCGAGCCGGTGCGCGAGGAGGGTTCTGTCATCAGGGCCAACACTGCCGCCTTGAAGAGATTGGCAGCGACGGAGGCGTACCCGAAGAAAGCAGGCCCCAGCCCAGAAGGCAGTTCCAAGGAGGCAAGTAGAATGGGGCCAGAGTCGGAGCCCTGGAACCCAGAGCGGGAGCGGCCACAGAGGGCACCGACGAGGGAGGCCAGTAAGGTTGCCCATGGCGCGGAGCCACCCCAGCCCTTCGCCTCACCGGACCTCAAGTGGAAGCCCTTCGAGATGGGCAATTTCGCCTCAAGCCAGATGGCAGCGCTGATCGCCCAGCATGGGCACTCGGGACGGCCAGAGGAGGATGGGAAGAAGGCCTACCTGGACCCTCCTGTGGCATCTCGGCCGGCCGGGTCCGGCTCTGAGGGCGAGGTGTCCGCCATGCAAAGCCTGATCAAGTACAGCGGCAGCTTCTCGCGGGACCCGACCCGCCCGGCCTCCGACTCCAAGAACCCCTTTGGGGGCCTAGGCTGCGTGAAGGTGGAGGCAGGGGCCCCGGGCTCCTCCAGGGTGCAGCACCTGCCACCCCAGCAGCCCACCAAGCAGCTGCGCCGGGACCCTGAGCGCCCCGACAGCGCCAAGTCCTTTGGCCGCGAGAGCATCGGCCCCCAGGGTGAGGTGGAAGTGCGGCACCCCCCCGTGGGCATCGCTGTGGCAGTGGCCCGGCAGAGGGATAACAGCGGCAAGCTCGGCAGCATCAAAG cctcgGGCCGCGTGGAGGACGACAGGGCTGATGAGCGTTCCCGTCACCGTGACGACCGTCTGCTGGCCGGCCGCctggagagagagcaggagaagTTGCTACG GGAGAGTAAGGAGCTTGCAGAATACACGCAGATGCCCCCCCCAGTGGCCTCCGCCAGCTCCCTGAACCCCAACCTCATGGTGACGGGTGGCCCAGCCCTTGTCGGTGCCAGCCGCTGGCCTGCGGACCCCTCCTCCCACTTGGCTTCTCACCCCTGGGTGCCCCGCGCTGGCGCTCCCCCCATGTGGCTCCCCGGATCGCACTACG GCCTGGGACCCCACTCCCTGCACCAGGGCCTGCCCCCCGCCTACTCACCCACCCTACCTGGCTCCATCCCGCCCCCGTACCAGTTCACCCGGGACCCCCAGTCGGGCCAGCTACTGGTCATCCCTACCGAACACCTGCCTCACTACG CGGCCGAGTTTATGGAGCGGGCCCCCCCACTGTGGTCTGCCATGTACCCCCCGGCGGGCGGCGCCCTGCAGCACGCGCACCAGCTGCAGCTCCTGTCACAGCAGCAGCTGCTGCGGCAGCAGGAGCTCTACATGatgcagcagcaggcggcgcaggTCATGCAGATGCAGCGCAGCGCACACTTCGCg GAGAGATTAAAACCAAGTGAGCAGCAGGCTGACCTGGAAGACAAGCCAGCCAAGCGGAGCAGCGACGGGCCCAAGCAGGGCATGGGCGCAGCCTCGACGGCGTCCCTGAGCTCCCGAAAGCCTCCAGCGCCCCCCTGCTCGCCGACGGCCTCCACCTCGTATGCCAAGGCCCTGCTGCCAGTGCCCGTCCTCCCCTCACCCATCTCCAGCCTCAAATCGGAGAGCCGGCCCAAAACAGAGAAACTCCTCCACCATCAAATGTACTCGCACGGCCCCACACCAGTCCCACACCCCCCCAGACCCAGCTCTGCCTCAccccctcctgctccccccaTACCCCCCAAAGAGGAGTCTGTGGAGGAGGCTGATAAAAAGGAGCTGGACCTTCAGAAACAAGCCTCAGTCCCATTCCAGGCCCTCTACTCCG AAATCCGTCCCAGCTACCCGTACCAGCCCATAACCCCCCCGTTTGGCAGCCATTACCCATATGTGCTCCAGCCGGCTGCGGCCGCTGACGCCGATGGCCTGGCCCCGGACGTGCCGCTGCAGGCCGGCGATGACGTCAAGCCCGTGCGGCTCTGCTCTCCGCAGATGGTGGAGCCCCAGCCAGCATCCCGGTGTGAgccggaggaggaggagcacaCGGCCCTCAAGCAGGAGCCGGGTGTGGAGGACAGCAAGCAAGGGCTGGCCCAAGGGGCACTGGTGTCACTCTGCGACAGGACGGACTCGCCGCCTGCTGATCGGGACATCTCGCCCAGCCTCGAGGGACTCCCCGTGGCTCCCATGATGCCAGACAGCGAGGAGGACCAGGGGAACGGGGGTGACATGAAGGTGGAGGACATGGCCATCCTAAGTTGCAGGGCCCCAACCTGCCCTTCCCCCCTGGACACCCCCCAGAGAGATGATGAACTTTTAGGCCGCTATACCAAGTCCCCGGCCTGCAGCCCCGCGCTGCACATGCCAGCCCAGGTGGGCTCTGTTCCCGAGGAGGCAAGTCTGGGAACCCTTGATGCGAACGCACCCTTCTGCGACGGCCCACTCTTCCTGCACCACCAGCcatcctcctcttctcctctcgaCATCACGGCCGAGGACCCAATGGCAGGCATGATTGCGCTGGTGGCAGCTAGCGAGTTGCCCCAGGCGATGCCCTCCCAGGCTGGCGCTGCCCTGCTGGAGCCTGGAGCCCTGCAGGGGATGGCCCTCCTAAGTGACATGGCTGCGCTGGAGCTGGAACGGCAGCGGGGAGATGACCAGG GCATGACGGCACCCTCTGCTCTAGAGAGCCTCCTGGCGGCCAGCAGGCAGGTGCTGCTGGAGGCATTGGAGATGCCCCCTCCAGTGATACTCCGCCTCCCAAGAGAGCTTGACCCCAACAAGAAATACAGCTGGATGCAGAAAAAGGACGAGCCG ctgttTTCCAAGTCTGGCTTGGAGGGCATGGATGCCATGGAGGTGGACTTCCGCATGAAGCTGGCCGAGCTGCAGAGGAGGTACAAGGACAAGCAGAGGGAGCTGGGGAAGCTGCAGAGACGCCGCGACAGCGA GGAGAAGCAGGATGAGAGGAGCAGGAGCCTGGCCAGGAGGGGCCCAGGAAGGCCCCGAAAGAGGAAACGCAGCCTGTCGTCACCCACTGGAAAGCCGGATGGCAAGTGTGGAAA CTTTGGCCGTAGCTCGCTTCTGTCTGAAGATTCGGAGACAGGGGAGGTCCTGAGGAAACGCTTCCAGGGCACAGGTCgtgaggaggatgaggagctgGAAGGTGGATTCTTGAAAGTGAAGAGGAAGAACAAGAGCTGGAATGACCCGGAGATGTTGTTGAGCTGTTCTCAGGAG ATGCAGAGTAAAAGCTCAAAGAAAAGGAGACTTAGCGAGCAGGAGCTGGCAGCCAAGCTGGACAAGGCCTTGTCACTGACCAAGCTCAGCAAAATCAACAAGCACCCATTTAAGTTTCTCGAGTGCCCCTCAGGGAAACCCCGCGTGAGCCCCAATAGTTGTGGCAGGCTGTCCTCGCTCCAAGAAATGGACATGAAAGCGAAGGTGGGCAAGCAGGCTCTCTCAAAAGGCCTGGGCATCTACGAGAAGCCTTCCAAGGGAGgtaaaaacaaaatggctgccaaAACAAAGCACATGGGTGAAAGCCACAAGCTGAAAGGTCAGAGTAAAGCATCCTTCTCTCCTGCTCGCTCCGAAGTTAGCAGCTACTCCAACA ACACGGACTCGGAAGAAGAGGACAAGTCTATAAAAGCCGGGTGGCTGTCTCGGCCCGTTTTGGGCCGGCCCAACTCAAGGGCCCGGGAGTCCAGCCTGAGCAGCTCTGGGTCCCGCAAGAGCCACACGTCATCGAAGAGGGCCACGTCGTCGGGGACTGTGAAGCCAAAACGGGCGCTGGGCAAGACAAAACACAAGCACTTTGCTTTACTCCTGCGGGAGGCTGAGGCGTACTCCTCCGAGGACTCGTTCGACCAAG ATTACTTCTCGGACAAGGAGGACTATGACGAGGAcgaggatgaggatgaggaggaggatgagttTGGGCTGGATGGGAGCGATGGGCTGTGCTCGTCCTCGCTGGAGGAGAGTGGCCTGGGTTTGCTCGCACGCTTCGCTGCCAATGCCATCCCCAGCCCCGTCACGCCCACACCGCTCTCCATTATTCAGCTGGAGGCGAAGCAGAAGGCTAGGAAGAAGGAAGCAAGGCAGAGCCTTCTGG GTACGGAGTTTGAGTACACAGACTCGGACAGCGATGTCAAGATCCGTAAGAACTTCCCCTCGCTGCTTCACGGGAAGAGGGCACCCCCTGAGTTGCCCCTCCTGCCCCCTGCCAGCGCCCGCCGTGAGGATGCCAGCCCCTTCAGGCTGAAGGCGAGTGGGGGGCGGGGCCGGCGGCCCAAGCGGCTGCGCTCGCCGCGGGAGTCCAGCTTGGAGCTGGGGCCCGACGCCAGCGACGAGGACCCCTGGGCGCGCCGGCGCAGTGAGCGTATCTTCCTCCACGATGCCGCCTCCCCCCCGGCCAAAAGCCCCCCACCTCTGCTCCCCAAAGCCATGCGCTGTCCCAGGAAGGAGACCGCCATGCCCCGCGAGCTCAAGGATGCAGGAAAG aaaaaaaaagatgcgGAGCGCCCCCTGAGCATGTCCCCCCCGCCGCTGAGCAGCACCCCCGTGGAGCCCCTCCCTGCCACACCTGGCTCCCCCATCTGCCTGGGCCGTAAGGGCAGGACCAAGTCTAAGCAGGGGGAGGCCAAGAAGGAG CAGCCTCGGGGAAAGGGCGGGGCCGTGAGCAAGCTGATGGAGAGCATGGCCGCCGACGAGGACTTTGAGCCCAGCCAGGACAGCAGCTTCTCAGAGGATGAGAACCTTCCGCAGGGGGCGCCCTTGGACCGGCCTAACACCCCCG CCCCCCAGAACTGCGTGATCGATAAGGATGACCTGAAGGACGGCCTGAGGGTGCTCATCCCCATGGACGACAAGCTGCTGTACGCCGGCCACGTCAGCACTGTGCACTCACCAGACAT ATACAGGGTGATGGTGGAGGGCGAGCGAGGAAACCGACCCCACATCTACTGCCTGgagcagctgctgcaggaagcG ATTATGGACGTGAAGCCTCCGTCGGTGAGGTACCTCCCTGAGGGCACGCGCATCGCCGCTTACTGGAGCCAGCAGTACCGCTGCCTCTACCCGGGCACCGTTGTCAGGG GAAACCCGGACGGGGACGAGGACGAGGACTTGATAACTGTGGAGTTTGATGACGGGGACACCGGGCGGATCCCTCTGTCTCACATCCGCCTCCTCCCCCCCGACTACAAGATCCAGT GTGCGGAGCCATCTCCCGCTCTTCTGGTACCCAACACGAAGAGGCGGGGCAGGAAGACCAGCAAAGACGTACCAGAGAGCAAAGAGGTTGAGTTGCAGGTCCCGGAGGAGGCTACTCCAAAAAGCCGGGGGAGGAAACCAAAGCCGAAGCCGG AGCCAGAGACCATTCCGGAAGGGCAAGATAAGGCAGCGAGTTCCTCTTCCTCAGATACCCAGACAAAGCCCCAGGTCTCTGGAAGACCGGGACCTAGGCCGGGTCGAAAATGCCAGGAGGCTGGGACAGCCAGGTCCTCTGTCCTGATGCCTAATGGACGACAGAAGAAAGCTGCAAGAGTGAAGGCTTCCACCAAAGCGTACTCCCAACTGCAGCCTGTCTACACGGCTCCTATGTATGGGAAGGTCCTGCCCGGCGATATATTTGCAGACACTGCAGGTTCCCTCGGTTCCTTTGTACCAAATAACGAAGGCGGCAGAACCGGGAAAGTCAGATCGGTCAAGAGAGGGAAGAACAGTGAAGATCCCCCCGAGGGTGGGCTTGGAACAAAGCCGCAGAGGAAAGCGCCTCAGGCTGAGATTATGATCAAGCTGGACCACGAAGGCGTGACGTCTCCCAAAACCAAGAAGACCAAAGCCCTGATGATGATGGAAGACCAGAGCCTGTCCAAAAAAGAGCACAAGACCATGATGGGCATAGCTTACGGTGCCGTCCATCCAGGGGAAACTCCTCAGAAATCGCCCAAGGCTAAAGCTTCAGATGTAGATGTTCCCAAGATGGGAAGCATTTCAACCTATAACATTAGAGAGCTGGGAAGTGGGGGGGATGGGCCGGTAAAGGGCAAGGATGCCCAAGCGAATGAGGATGCAGAGTCtgagagcagcagcagcagctccagctccagctcTGAGTCAGAGGGTGATGAAGAAGATAGATCGCAGAAGAAGGAGACACAGGAGGACGCAACTTCCAGCAGCTCCCGTGCCTCCAGTCCCGCCTCCAACTCTTCCAGCTCTTCTACCAGCAGctcctcatcatcatcctctGGCTCCACCTCCTGCTCATCATCCTCTTCTTCGTCGTCGTCatcgtcctcctcctcctcatccacGACCGACGAGGACTCTTCCTGCAGCTCCGACGAGGAGGCCCTAACCTCTCCCCAGACGTCTTCCATGGCACAGCAGGCCTCACCCCAAACAGGAGACCAGCAGTCCACAAAACCTCAGGCTGCTTCATCTCCCCCTACCTCTAAAGGTCCAAAGCAGCAGGCACCACAGAAGCAGCAAGGCAGTGGAAGGCCCAAGAGGCGCGAGGGCATCCATCTCCCAACTACCAAGGAGCTGGCCAAGAGGCAGCGTCTGCCCTCTGTGGAGAACAGGCCCAAAATCTCTGCCTTTCTTCCAGCTAGACAGCTGTGGAAGTGGTTCGGTAAACCAACACAG AGGCGTGGAATGAAAGGAAAGGCAAAGAAGCTTTTTTACAAAGCTATCATGCGCGGGAAGGAGATGATCCGCATCGGAGACTGCGCGGTGTTTCTGTCTGCCGGAAGACCCAACCTGCCATATATTGGGCGCATCCAGAGCATGTGGGAGTCCTGGGGGAACAATATGGTGGTCCGAGTGAAGTGGTTCTACCATCCCGAGGAAACTAACCCTGGGAAGAAGCTTCACGAGGGAAAG AACTGGGATCAGAAGTCCTCAAGGGGGCTCCCCGCAGCTCTGCAAGCCTCTAACCAGAGGAAGGACTTCATGGAG CGTGCTCTCTATCAGTCATCGCACATCGATGAAAATGATGTCCAGACGGTCTCTCACAAGTGTCTGGTAGTCAGCCTGGAGCAGTATGAGCAGATGATCAAGACTAAGAAGTACCAGGACAGTGAAGATCTTTACTACCTTGCTGGTACTTATGAACCCACCACAGGGATGATCTTCAACACAGATGGGGTGCCCATCATTTGCTGA